TGGCACCGGTGTAGCCCGAATGGTTTTCCTCCAGCCGTCCCCGGGGACCCGGCCCGATGATGGGCAATGGCCCGCGTTCGGCATAGCCGGCCCTGGCCCCGATCTCCAGGAAGGTGGGGTAGTCGCCCAGGTGGTCCATGTGCAGGTGGGTGAAAAACACGGCCCGGACATTATTGAGAAACGTGGAGAGTTCGAGCTGGGTCCGCTGCCCCTTGTAGGTGACGAAATGCCCGCGGTTGAAGGCCTCGGCCAGCCGGCGGGTGGCGCCGAAACCCAGGTCGACGAGGTACATGGCGTCGCCGACCACCAGCGCCTGGGAGGCGCTGGCCCGGTCCGAGCCCGGCCACCAGGTCATGCCGCCCGTGGTGCCGAGCAGCACGAGCCGGGTGTTGTGGACGGCCGTCCCGGACGCGGCCCCCCCCTTGCCGCCGCCGCGGCCCAGCAGCAACGGCGCGAACAACAACGCCCCGGCACCGCGCAGCAATGCCCGACGACAGACACCGGAATTTTTGGTTCGAGGACAAGGCATGGCCACCTCCGTGGACACGGGCTGATGGTTCACCGGATCGGAAGGCCGTTTCGCTTCGTGCACGGCAGACTAGCTCACAGGAAAGGGCAAGATCAATGGCCCCGTCTCGCATGATGCCGCCCGAACCGGCGAGCGGGCGCCTTGCGGGCGGGCGACGGGAGCCCCAAGGCGGACGACGGAGGAAACGACGGTGACTTTTCCGTCATTTCAGAGTAGTCAAGGCGAACTATCGGCCATTCCCGGGTTCTCTTTTTTTGCCCAGCCATGCCGGCAACAGCCGCGCCGGGAAGAGACGCCCGAAGGATGCGCTTGTGGTGGTTGTGTCGCGCCCCGCCCAGATCCGTTTCACTTTCGCCGGCCGTGTGGCGTTCGCCGTTCTTTTTTGCGCCCTGCTGGCCGCGGGCTGTTCCGGGGACAACCGGCCCGCCTACGCCCCGACCTATTCCAGCACGCCACCGCCCATGCCCACGCGCTACGTCTTCGGTGTCCACCCCTTGCACAACCCGCAAAAACTCTTCGAAACCTACGAACCGCTTTTGCGCTACCTCAACACGCTCCTCGACATCCCCAATGCCCGCATCGCGTTGGAAACGTCCAACACCTACCAGGACTTCGACGTCAAACTGGCCCGCCGCGCCCTGCATTTCGCCCTGCCCAACCCCTACCGGACCCTGACCGGCCAGGACCGGGGCTACCGCATCTTCGCCAAGATGGACAACGACGAGGACTTCCGGGGCATCATCATCCTGCGCAAGGACAGCGACATCCGCTGCGTCGCCGACCTTCGCGGCAAAGCCATGTCCTGCCCGGCCCCGACCGCCCTGGCCGCCACCATGATGCCCCAATTGTACCTGCGCGAACACGGGCTTACCTCCCTCGACGAAGTCGAGACCCTCTACGTCGGCACCCACCACTCGGCCATCATGAACGTCCTGCTTGGCCGCACGGCCGCCGCCTCCACCTGGCCCCCGGCTTGGCGCGAATTCCTTGCCGAGCGGCCGCAGGCGCAACAGGAGTTGGAGGTTCGCTGGCGCACGGACCCCTTGCCCAGCAACGGCCTGCTCGCGCGCGACGACGTTCCGGCCGCCGTCGCGGACAGAGTCCGCGACCTGCTGCTCGGCCTGCAAGAATCCCCGGAAGGCCGGGATATCCTGCGGCGCCTGGGCATCCCCCGGTTCGTGGCCGCCGACAGTGCGACCTACGCCCCCGTGGCCGCGTTCCTGCGGGAATTCAAAGCCAAGGTCCGGCCACTGCCGGATTGAACCGTAACAACCGGAAAGCGGCATGGTGCATCGCGCGCCAAAGGCACCCTCGCATGCGGAAAGCAGCCCTGAAGCCATGACGGCCTTCGCTCACGCCCGAAACCTGACGACCCGCGCCTGGCGGACAGTCTCCCGGGCCATCGAGGCCTTCTGGTTCCGCTCGGTGCGCCGACAGCTTGTTTTGGGCGTGGCCCTGGTGCACGCCGTGTTCATGACCCTTTTCATCGTCGACCTCACCCAGCGCCAGCGGGATTTCCTGCACCGGGAAAGCATCTCCCGGGCCGAGGCCCTGGCCCACGTCCTGGCGGTCAACAGCCTCACCTGGGCCCTGTCCGGGGACTACGTGGGCCTCGGCGAGAACGTCTCCGCCCTGGGGGGCTTCCCGGACCTGGAATACGCCATGGTCCTGGACCCCGACGGCCGCGTCCTGGCCCACACCAACCCGGCGCAGGTGGGCCGCTACGTCAGCGACGAGCCCAGCCGGGCCATGCTGACCAGGGACGGCCCCGTGCGGCTGGCCGTGGACGGGCGGATCGTCGACATCGCCGTGCCCATGGCGCTCAGCGGCTCGACCATCGGCTGGGCCCGGGTGGCGCTCAACAACAACGGGCAGCGCGTGGAGCTGGCCCAGGTCACGCGAAACGGCCTTTTTTACACACTGTTGGCCATTCTCATCGGCACGGCCTTGGCCCTGGTCATCGCCCGGCGACTGACCTCCGGCATCACCGGGCTCATGGCCGTGTCGGCGCAAGTCCAGCGGGGCCGCCGGGACGTGCGGGCCAATGCCGAACGCCGGGACGAGATCGGCTCCCTGGCCAGGGACTTCAACACCATGATCGCCGCCGTGGCCGAGTCGGAAAACGTGCTGGCGGCCTCCCTGGAATGGAAGCGCACCATCCTGGACACCAGCGCCGCCGGCATCATGGCCGTGGACGGCGCGGGCACGATATCGGAAATAAACGCGACCTTCGCCGAAATGTTCGCCTGCTCCCCCGGGGACATCCTCGGCCGCGACACCCGCATGCTCCACCCCAACCGCAGGGAATTCCTCCGTGTCCAGGAGATGGTCGACAGGCGCCTGCGGGCAAGCGGCACCTTCGACCTGGAACTGAACCTGGCAACGGCCGCGGGCAAGCCCATCTGGTGCCGGGTCACGGGCCGGAGGGTGGACCCGGCCGACGCCCACCGGGGCACGATCTGGCTGTTCGTGGACGTGACCACGCGCAAACAGGCCGAAACGGCCCTGCGCCAAAGCGAGGAGCGCTTCCGCTCCATCGCCAACTTCACCTTCGACTGGGAATACTGGCAGGGGGCCGACGGCCGCTGGCTGTGGGTCTCGCCGTCCTGTCAACGCGTAACGGGCTACGCCGCCGAGGAATTCCTCGCCGACAAGGACCTGTTTCTCCGCATCGTGCACCCCGACGACCTGCCCGGCGTGGCCGACCACATGGAAAAGACCCTGTCCGGCCAGGCCCCGGGCCCCTGCAGCTTCGACTACCGCATCCACGCCAGGTCGGGCGAGGTCGTCTGGTTCAACCACTGCTGCCGGCCCATCACCGACGCCGCCGGCAATCCCCTGGGGCGGCGGGGCTGCATGCGCGAGGTGACCGAGGCCAAGCGGGCCCAGGCCGAACTCCTCGCGGCCAAGGAGCACGCCGAGGCCGCCAGCGCCGCCAAGGACCACTTCCTGGCCATCATGAGCCACGAGATCCGCACGCCGCTCAACGGCATCATGGGCATGCTCCAGCTGCTGCGCGACGCCGACCTCCCGGCCGACCAGAAGGCATTCGTCTCCATCGCCCTGGATTCCGCGGACAAGCTGCTCACCATCCTGTCCGACATCCTGGACATCACCCGCATCCAGTCCGGCCGGGTGCAGCTGTGCGCCACGCCCACCCGCCCCGGAAGGGTGCTCTCCGCCGTGGCGGAACTGTTCCGCAACCAACTGCGGCAAAAAAACCTCGGGCTGTCCATAGAAATCGACCCCGCAACGCCCGACTGCGTCCTGTGCGACGAGGGACGGCTGCGCCAGATCCTCTTCAACCTGATCGGCAACGCCGTGAAGTTCACGAAAGCGGGCGGCCTCAGCCTGGGGCTTTGCCCCTTGCCGATCGCTCCCGGACCGGGCCGGACGCGACTTCTTTTCAGCGTGGCCGACACCGGCATCGGCATCGACCCCGACAAGACCAACGAGGTCTTCGAGACCTTCACCCAGGAGGACTGCCGCAGTTTTTCCAGGCGGTTCGGAGGGCTTGGCCTGGGGCTTTCCATCGTGCGCGGCTTCGTCAGGCTCCTTGGCGGCTGCCTGTCCGTGGAGAGCGAACCCGGACAGGGCACCACCTTCCACTTCACCATCGTGGCCGACCTGCCCCAGCCGGGCACAATGGAGCCCCGGACGCCGGAGGCCACGGAGAAGCCGCCCCGGACGCCGCCCCCGGGACTTCACATCCTGCTGGCCGAGGACGAAGCCATCAACCAGCTGGCCGCCCGGAAGCTGCTCGAAACCATGGGCCACCGCGTGGACATCGCCGACGACGGGCTCATGGCCCTGGAGCGGGCCTCGACCGGTGATTTCGACCTGATCCTCATGGACATCCAGATGCCGGAGATGGACGGCATGGAAGCCTGCCGCCGCATCCGGGCCCTGTCCCCTCCCCGCTCGACCGTGCCCATCGTGGCGTTGACGGCCCATGCCATGCGCGGCGACCGGGAGCTTTTTCTGGGCGCCGGCATGGACGGCTACCTGCCCAAGCCCCTGGTCAAGGAGGAACTGCGCCGGCTCATCGACAGGCTCCGCGCCGGCCGGCCCGGCCCGGAAACGGCCTGAGGCGACATTTTTCTTCCCTGGCGCCGGCATCGGGCCTATGCTGCCAGCCGCCGGCGAGACGCCGAAACCCTCCAGACCATCCGGAATGCCGCCCCATGGACACCATGCGCTGCCTGCTTTTGCCCGAGACCGACCCGGCCCTGAACCTGGCCACCGAGGAATGGCTGCTGCGCCACGGCACGGCCAACGTCTTCATGCTGTGGCGCAACGCCGCCGCCATCATCGTGGGCCGCAACCAGAACACCCGGGCGCAGGTCAACGAGGCCTACGTGCGGGCCCACGGCATTCCCGTGGTCCGGCGCCTCACCGGCGGCGGCGCCGTCTTCCACGACCTCGGCAACGTCAACTTCACCTTCATCGACATCGACAACCCGTCGGGCCGACTGGATTTCGCCCGCTACACCGCACCCATCCTGGACGCCCTGGCCTCCATGGGCGTGGCGGCCCGCTTCGACGGCCGCAACGACCTGGCCATCGACGGCCAGAAAATCTCCGGCAACGCCCAGTTCCTCCACGGCAACCGCATCCTGCACCACGGCACGCTGCTTTTTTCCGCCTCCATCACCGACCTCTCGGCCGCGCTCCTGGTCGATCCCCTCAAATACCGCGACAAGGCCGTCAAAAGCGTGGCCAAGCGGGTGACCAACATCAGCGCCCACCTGCCGCGCCCCCTGGGCGTCGAAGCCTTCATGGACCGGGTCATGGCGGCGGTGGCCGGCCAGGGCGCCGTGACGGACACACCGTTCACCCCCGAGGAGCGGGCGCAGATCGAGACCCTGGCCGACATCAAATACCGGGCCTACGACTGGAATTTCGGCTATTCGCCGGAGTATGCCTTCTCGAAGTCCATCCGCACGGCCGGGGGCATGGTGGAGACGCATTTCGACGTCCGGCAGGGCGTCATCGCCTCGTTGCGCTTTTACGGGGATTTTTTCGGCACGCGCGACGTGGCCGGCCTGGAGGCCCGGCTCGCCGGCTGCCCCCACGAGCCCGAGGCCCTGCTGCGCCGCCTCGACCAGGTGCCGCTTGAGGATTTCATGCTCGGCGTCACGGCGGCGGCCCTGGTCGAGGGGTTTTTCTGAAAGGTCAGTCCACGCGGTAGTGGCAGCCCATCGACCGCCTGTTCTGCATGGCGGCGATGGTGATGGTGTAGGCGGCCTGGCAGCCGTGAAAGAGGTCCACGATGGCTTTGGACAGCGGCGTTTCCCGGTAGAAGTCGTGGATGTGCTTGTTGAGCTCGCGCAGGTCCTCGAAGGCGCGCTTCAAGCGCGAGCCCGAGCGGTTGATGCCCACGTAGTTCCACATGGTGTTGCGGATGGTGGCCCAGTCCTGGGCAATGAGCGCCGGGTCCTCGTTGCGGTTGGAGCCGGGGCTGACCCAGTCCGGGATGCTTTCCACCAGCCGGCGGCCCAGGGCCGCCTTTTTCCCGGCCCGCTTGCCGATGTCCTGGCCGACGCTGTGGCCCCACAGCAGGCATTCCAAAAGCGAGGTGCTGGCCAGGCGGTTGGCGCCGTGGATGCCGGTGCAGGCGCACTCGCCGGCGGCGTAGAGCCGCTCCAGGGTGGTGCGGCCGGTGTTGTCGGTGAGCACGCCGCCGCAGAAGTAATGGGCCGCCGGCACCACCGGGATGGGCTGCTTGGTGATGTCGATGCCGAGCTGCAGGCAGCCCTTATGCACGGTGGGGAAATGCGACTCCAGGTCTTTCACGTAGTTGGCCACGTCGAGGTAGACGCAGTCCTGGTCGGTCTTGAGCATCTCGGCCAGGATGGCCCGGGTCACGATGTCGCGGGGGGCCAGATCGGCCCGGGGGTCGTAGCGCTGCATGAAGGGCTCGCCGGCGTCGTTGACGAGCCTGGCCCCCTCGCCGCGCAGGGCCTCGGTGACCAGCAGGCGCCGTTCGGCCCGGTGCAGCAGCGTGGTCGGGTGGAACTGCACGTACTCCACGTTCATGACCTTGGCGAAGGCGCGCGAGGCCATGGCCAGGGCCGAGCCGATGGAGGAGCGGGTGTTGGAGGTGTGCAGAAACAGCCGCCCGCAGCCGCCCGTGCACAGCACCGTGAAATCGGCCAGGATCGTCTCCACCTGGCCCGAGACCTCGTTTAAGACGTAGGCGCCCAGGCACTGGTTGAGCAGCTGGTACTTGAATTCCAGGAGCGTGGCGTGGTGGTGGGAGGTGAGCAGGTCCACGGCCGTGCGCCGGGCCAGGATCTTGATGGACGGATGGGCCTTGACCGCGGCCATGAGCCCTTCCATGATGCCCCGGCCGGTGCGGTCGGCCATGTGCAGGATGCGGGCGACGCTGTGGCCGCCCTCCTTGCCGAGATGCCAGCCGGAATCGTCGCCCTTGCGGTCGAACGGCAGGTTCAGGCGGTCGATGAGCAGTTCCTGGACCACCTGCGGGCCGCGCTTGGCCAGGTATTTCACGGCCCGGGGCGAATTGTGCCGCCAGCCGCAGGTGAACATGTCGCGTTCGAGCAGTTGCGGCGAATCCTCCGCGCCGCGAAAGACGATGCCCCCCTGGGCCAGGGCACTGTTGCCGTCGTCGAGGTCCTCGCCCGAGGTGAGCAGGATCACGTCCAGGCCGTGGTCGGCGAGCGTCAACGCGGCCGTCAGCCCGGCCAGCCCCGACCCCACCACCAAGGCATTGGCATGCATGCGGTAGACCATCGCCCCTTCTCCCTTTGCGGCCCGTCAGCGGGCCGAGACTTCGAGCATCCTGGCCACGGCGGCCGTGGCCGGGCCGCGCACGTCCTCGGGCACGGTCACGGGAGCGGCGGTGTCCAGGGAGGCAAGCGCGGCGAGCAGGTTTTCCTCGGTCCCCTTGGCCATGTTGGAGCAGCCGGACAGGCACAGCGGCCGGATGCCCTTTTCGCCCTGGTAGCGCCGGGCCAGGCGGGAAACGAGGTTTATTTCCGTGCCGATAAAGATCTCCGCCCCGGCCGGGGCCTCGGCCACGTACTTGATGATGAACGAGGTGGAGCCGGCCGCGTCGGCGGCCTGGACCGTCTCCGGAGCGCACTCGGGATGGACCACGACCCTGGCGCCCGGATGGCCGGCGCGCACGGCGGCGATGTCGCGGGCCTTGAACCGCGAATGGATGACGCACTGGCCGGGCCACAAAAGGACCTCGGCCCGGGCGGCCGCCTCGAGGTCCAGCCGGGAGCCGCCGGCGCGGACATCCAGGATGTGGCGCCTGTCCGCCGGCACGCCCAGGGCGTCGCAGGTGTTTTGCCCGAGCATCTTGTCCGGCAGAAACAGCACGCCGCGCCCCTGGTCCAGGGCCCAGCGCAGCATTTTCCCGGCATTGGCCGAGGTGCACACCGAACCGCCGCGGGCGCCGACCACGGCCTTCACCGCGGCCGAGGAATTGACGTAGGTCAGGGGCAGCAGGTCGCGGCCGGCTTGGCGCAGGTTGTCGAGCACCGTGGCCACCAGGGCGGCCGGGGCCATCTCGGACATGACGCAGGCGGCGTCCGGGGCCGGGATGTGCACGCGCTGGCCGGGTTTCGCCAGCATGGCCGCGGTCTCGGCCATGAAAAAGACGCCGCAGAAAACGATGTCGCGGGCCGACAGCCCGGCCACCTGGCGCGAGAGCTCCAGGGAATCGCCCAGGATGTCGGCGTGGGCCACCACGGCGTCGCGCTGGTAGTGGTGGGCCAGGATGGCCAGGGTGTCGCCGCGCCGGCGGCGGATTTCGGTGATTTTTTCCGTCGTGGATGCGTCCATCAGGCCGTGGCCTCCTCGATGAGCATGCTGAAATCGGCGCTTGGCGCGGAATGGGTGATGCGCCCCACGGACACGAAGTCCGGCCCGAGCGCCGCGATGGCGGCCAGGGCCGGCAGGTCCACCCCGCCGCTGACCTCGGTCTCGATGTCCGCCGGCACCAGGGCCAGGGCCTGCCGCATGGTGTCCGCGTCCATGTTGTCAAGCATGATCCGTGCCGGCTTCTCGGCCACGGCCTGGACCACCTCGGCCAGGGTGCGGCATTCGACCTCGACCGGGGGCATGGCTTCCAGGCGCCCCTGATAAGCCCGGCGCAGGGCGGCCATGGCCTGCGGGATGCCGCCGGCCCGGTCGATGTGGTTGTCCTTGAACATGAGCATTTCGGCCAGGTTCTTGCGGTGGTTGACGCCGCCGCCGACGGTCACGGCGTATTTTTCGGGATAGCGCAGCCCGGGCAGGGTCTTGCGGGTGTCGAGCAGCCGCGTTTTCGATCCGGCCAGGGCGGAGGCGGCCGCCGCCACCCGGTTGGCGATGCCCGAAAGATGGCACAGGAAATTGAGCATGACCCGCTCGGCCTTAAGCAGCGTGACGGCCGGGCCGTCGATGACCGCCACCACCGTCCGATCGGGCACGGCGTCGCCGTCGGCGGCGAAAAAACGGACGTCGCAACGCGCCGCCTCGCCCATCCGCTCCAGGACCAGGGGCAGGATGGGCAGCCCGGCCACCAGGGTGTCCTGTTTGGCCACGATGCGGGCGGCAAGCCTGTCGGCCGGGGAAAAAACGGCCAGGGAGGTCAAATCCTCGCCGTCCTCCTCCAGGGCCAGGTCGATGGCCCGCAGCAGGAATTCCCGGGCCGGGCCGGTGAAGAAAGCCTCGAAACGGGGATCGGTCATGGCACTCCCGCCTTGGCGGCTGGGGCCGGGCCTCGAAGCGCATCCGGGGCCGGGCCGGGGTAGGGAAAGGCCGCGGGCGGCCCGCGCCGGGCGTTCCTGCGGACCGGCAGCGGCGAAAACGGCCAGCCACCGGGAAATCAGTAACTTTTTTGCGCCCTTCCGGCAAGGGATCGGCCTGGCGACTTTTGCCCCGCCGCGTCCCGGCCCACGGCCGGCCATTCCCCGCCAAGGGCCGTCCTCCCTGGGTCGACGCGGTGTGGCAAAACGACACGGGCACGGTCCCCGGGCGGACAAATCGCCCGGCGGCCCCTCAGCCCTGCCGCTTGCGCAGCCTGGCCACCCGGGCGGCCAGGCGCGGCTCCAGGCCCTGGTCCTTGGCCGTATAAAACTGCCGGCCGACCAGCTCCTCGGGCAGGTAGTCCTGGTCCACCCAGGCCTCGGGATAGGCGTGAGGGTACTTGTAGCCCTTGCCGAAGCCCCACTCCCGCTGCAACCGGGTGGAGGGATTGCGCAGGTGCAGGGGCACGGGCTTGACCCCGGACTGCATGATGTCCTTCTTGGCGGCCAGATAGGCGGCGTAGGCGCTGTTGCTCTTGGGCGCCAGGGCCAGATAGACGGCGGTCTGGGCCAGGGGGATGAACCCCTCGGGCATGCCGATGCGCTCCACGGCCTCGGCGGCGGAAACGGCCAGGGGCAAGGCCATGGGATCGGCCAGGCCCACGTCCTCGGAGGCGGAAATCATCAGCCGGCGGCAGCAAAAGCGCGGATCCTCGCCGGATTCGAGCAGGCAGGCCAGGTAGTACAGGGCCGCGTCCGGGTCGCTGCCCCGGATGGACTTGATCATGGCCGAAGCCAGTTCGTAGTGGGAGTCGCCGTCGCGGTCGCCCCGGGCCAGGGCCTCGGGGAGCTGCTTTTTGAGCTCCTCGGCCCCCCGCTTGTCCTCGGGCAGGGCGGCGGCGAATTCCACGAGATTGAGCAGCGTGCGGCCGTCGCCCGAGGATAACAGGGCGATGATTTCGAGGCTCTCGGGCGAAAGCTCCATGCCCGCCTCCCTGGCGCCCCGCTCGGCCAGCAAAAGCAGCTCGGCATGGGACAGCGGCCGCAGCCGAAAAACGTGCAGCCGCGAAAGCAGCTGGCGCGTCACGGAAAAGGACGGGTTTTCCGTGGTGGTGGCGAGCAGCACGATGTCGCCGGTTTCCAGCAGCGGCAGGAAGAAATCCTGCTGGGCCTTGGAAAAGCGGTGCAGCTCGTCGAGGATGAGGATCTCCTTGCCTTTTATCAGTTCGCGCAGCGCGGCCAGGCCGGCCTCGGGGGCGCTGACGCGCACGAAGGGTCGGCCCTTGGCCCGGGCCAGGATCAGGGCCAGGGTGGACTTGCCGCAGCCCGGCGGGCCGAAAAAAAGCAGGCTCGGCAGGCGCGGCCCGGCCAGCATGGTGGTCAGCCGCGAGATGACGTGGGTCTGGCCGACGAATTCGGCCAGCGCCGACGGCCGGATGCGTTCGGCCAGAGGCCGCTTTTCGTTGCCCAGCAGATCCATGGTTCCCTTTCGGTCGGGTTGTGACGGCGGCGGGCGGCGCGGCCGTCGGTTACGGGGCTTGCGGCGGATCGTCGCCCGGCGCGGGCGCTTCCCGCGGGGCCGGGGAGGCCGCGCCGGCGGCGGCCACCCGCCCGGCCAGGCCGCGATGGCGCACCACCAGGCGGGACGGACCCTCGGAGGGCGTTTCCAACACCACGTCCGCTTCGCCGGCGCGCCACAGGCACACTGCCAGCAGGGGCGTTTCGCGGCAATAGGGCGGGCCGTGGCTCCGGGTCAAGCCCCGGCGCAGGGCATCGGCCTCGGCCCCGGAGGCGAGGGTGGCCGTGACGGCGAAAAAACGGCCCTGGTGGAAGCCGTAGACCACATCGGCCAGGGCGGCGCCGAAAAACGGCCCATCGCGGCCCGGACAGGCGCAGTAGGCCAGGGCTTCGGCCAGGCCGCGCGGCAGGGGGACATCCAGGGCGACACACTCCCCGGGCCGGGGGTCGCCGAAGGCCAGGCCGCCGTAGCCGGTGACCGGCTCGGGCGGCCGCGAGCAGGCGGCGAGGCAGGCCAGGACCAGGACGGCCAGGCCGAAGCGTCCCGGCCCCGGGCGGGGATGGCCTTCGCCGATGGCGCGCCCGCACCGGGCCGTCCCCGGCCCGGCCGGCCGGGAGGCGGGCGTTGCGTGCCCAGACCGGGACGGCGCAGAGGAGACGGAGACTTTTTTTCCAAGCAACATCAGGCGGCTTCCGCAAAAAAAAATTATCAATAGTCCACACACTCCAGATACGGAATCATTACGATGGCCTTTGTTTGAAACAAGAGAGCGTTTTTCACTGTTTGAATACATTTTTACACACGACAATAGAGCATACCGCTGTCATGCGCCTCGCCTTGACCGAAACGGAAAAGATGGTAACCTCTCCATCATCTGGCTCATTTTTCATATTTCACGCCAGAATCGCAAAATAGCGTAAACGCATTGCCGGCTCGATGTCAGGGCCTGTCCCGGACGCCGCCCTGGCAAAACCTGTCCCGCCGCACCGGGGCAATGCCCCGAAAGGCGGGCCGGCCGCACCCGGACCGGCCGTGACCGGCGTTCCCCTTGCCGTGGCCGCCAACCGGGAAAATGGCAAGCCCGGGCCGAGGCCGGCAGGCCCTCCGCCGGCCGCCCGGCGCCGTCGGATTCCCGGCTGGCGGCCGCTCCATGAACAAATGTTCATCGGGCCTTCGCCAATCGTACGGAAAGCCGGGTCATGCCCAAGCGGCGAGCCCCTGCAGGGCCCGTCCGCTTCCCGGCCCGGCGCGTTCCCCCACTCCCTCGCGGGGAACGCGCCGCCCGATCGCGCCCCGGCGGGAACACACCCGCCTCGGCCGCCCGCCTGTTCAGGTAAAATCCCCGGCTCGGCCGGGCCAACGCGAGGAGCATCATGCGTTTGCGGAGACGAAAAGGCAGTTCCCGGATTTTCGTGCGCCCCGGTCGGCGCGTGGGGGTGTTCCTCGCCGCGGCCGTGCTCGCGGTCGCGGCCACGGTCGTCATGGACACGCGCCAGCCCCGCCCCCTCCCGGTCGGCCCCCCCGCCCCCCCGGTGGCGGCCTGCCCGCCCTGGGCCGAGGGCCTGGGCGAGCCCCGCGACAACCTCTTTGCCCGGGCCGGGGAAGACCCGGACAAGGAAGTGCTCGCCGGCTCGGTGAAGCCCGGCCAGACCCTGGGCGCCATCCTCGGCGGTTACGTCGATGCCGGGGAACTGGCCGGGCTGGCGTTGCCGCCGGATTTCTCCTTCGCCGACATCCGCTCCGGCCAGCCCTACCGCATGACCCTTCGCGACGAGGAATTCGTGGCCTTCGAATACGACCTGAGCCCGACCGAAACGCTGGTCATCGACGGCGTCGACGGGGAACTGGCCGCCAGGCTCGAAACCAGGCAGTGCGAGGTCCGGCCGGCCGTCATGGCCGGCACCGTGGAGACGAGCCTGTTCGCCGCCGTCGCCAAGGCCGGCGGCAACGCCGAAACGGCCGTGGCCCTGGCCGACGTGTTCGCCCACGACATCGATTTCTGCCGCGACGTGCAGCCCGGGGACACCTTCCGGGCGGTGGTGGAAAAACGCTACGTGGAAGGGGAATACATCGGCAACGGCCGGGTGCTGGCGGCGCGCTTCGTCAACCAGGGCAAGGTCCACGAAGGGTTCGCCATGCAGGGGCCCTCGGGCAAGGCGGAATACTTCGACGCCGACGGCCGGCCGCTGCGCAAGGCCTTTCTGCGGGCGCCGCTGTCGTTTCTGCGCGTCACCTCGCGTTTTACCGACTCGCGGCTGCATCCCATCCTCAAGGTGCGGCGCCCCCACTTCGGGGTGGACTACGCCGCCCCGGCCGGCACGCCGGTGTGGAGCGTGGGGGACGGGCTGGTGGTGGAACGCGGCCGCAACGCCGCCGCCGGCAACTACGTGTCCGTGCGCCACGGCGCGACCTGGGTCACGCGCTACAACCACCTCAGCCGCTTCGCCAAGGGGCTGGCCAAGGGGACCAGGGTCGCCCAGGGGCAGGTCATCGGCTACGTCGGCCAGACGGGCTACGCCACCGGGCCGCACCTGGATTTCCGCATCTATAAAAACGGCCAGCCGGTCAACGCCCTGGCCAATCCGGAGATGCGGGCCGAGCCGCTGCCGGCGGCCCAGCTCGCGCGCCTGCGGCGCGAGGCGGCCCGCCTGACGGCGCTGCTGGACAACCAGGCCCGCCCCAGGACGGTGGCCGATCGCGAAAGGACCGGTCCGGGGGCGTTTCAATAAGACAGGCGTTCGAGAAT
Above is a genomic segment from Solidesulfovibrio sp. containing:
- a CDS encoding PhnD/SsuA/transferrin family substrate-binding protein; protein product: MVVSRPAQIRFTFAGRVAFAVLFCALLAAGCSGDNRPAYAPTYSSTPPPMPTRYVFGVHPLHNPQKLFETYEPLLRYLNTLLDIPNARIALETSNTYQDFDVKLARRALHFALPNPYRTLTGQDRGYRIFAKMDNDEDFRGIIILRKDSDIRCVADLRGKAMSCPAPTALAATMMPQLYLREHGLTSLDEVETLYVGTHHSAIMNVLLGRTAAASTWPPAWREFLAERPQAQQELEVRWRTDPLPSNGLLARDDVPAAVADRVRDLLLGLQESPEGRDILRRLGIPRFVAADSATYAPVAAFLREFKAKVRPLPD
- a CDS encoding PAS domain S-box protein, with the translated sequence MTAFAHARNLTTRAWRTVSRAIEAFWFRSVRRQLVLGVALVHAVFMTLFIVDLTQRQRDFLHRESISRAEALAHVLAVNSLTWALSGDYVGLGENVSALGGFPDLEYAMVLDPDGRVLAHTNPAQVGRYVSDEPSRAMLTRDGPVRLAVDGRIVDIAVPMALSGSTIGWARVALNNNGQRVELAQVTRNGLFYTLLAILIGTALALVIARRLTSGITGLMAVSAQVQRGRRDVRANAERRDEIGSLARDFNTMIAAVAESENVLAASLEWKRTILDTSAAGIMAVDGAGTISEINATFAEMFACSPGDILGRDTRMLHPNRREFLRVQEMVDRRLRASGTFDLELNLATAAGKPIWCRVTGRRVDPADAHRGTIWLFVDVTTRKQAETALRQSEERFRSIANFTFDWEYWQGADGRWLWVSPSCQRVTGYAAEEFLADKDLFLRIVHPDDLPGVADHMEKTLSGQAPGPCSFDYRIHARSGEVVWFNHCCRPITDAAGNPLGRRGCMREVTEAKRAQAELLAAKEHAEAASAAKDHFLAIMSHEIRTPLNGIMGMLQLLRDADLPADQKAFVSIALDSADKLLTILSDILDITRIQSGRVQLCATPTRPGRVLSAVAELFRNQLRQKNLGLSIEIDPATPDCVLCDEGRLRQILFNLIGNAVKFTKAGGLSLGLCPLPIAPGPGRTRLLFSVADTGIGIDPDKTNEVFETFTQEDCRSFSRRFGGLGLGLSIVRGFVRLLGGCLSVESEPGQGTTFHFTIVADLPQPGTMEPRTPEATEKPPRTPPPGLHILLAEDEAINQLAARKLLETMGHRVDIADDGLMALERASTGDFDLILMDIQMPEMDGMEACRRIRALSPPRSTVPIVALTAHAMRGDRELFLGAGMDGYLPKPLVKEELRRLIDRLRAGRPGPETA
- a CDS encoding lipoate--protein ligase; this encodes MDTMRCLLLPETDPALNLATEEWLLRHGTANVFMLWRNAAAIIVGRNQNTRAQVNEAYVRAHGIPVVRRLTGGGAVFHDLGNVNFTFIDIDNPSGRLDFARYTAPILDALASMGVAARFDGRNDLAIDGQKISGNAQFLHGNRILHHGTLLFSASITDLSAALLVDPLKYRDKAVKSVAKRVTNISAHLPRPLGVEAFMDRVMAAVAGQGAVTDTPFTPEERAQIETLADIKYRAYDWNFGYSPEYAFSKSIRTAGGMVETHFDVRQGVIASLRFYGDFFGTRDVAGLEARLAGCPHEPEALLRRLDQVPLEDFMLGVTAAALVEGFF
- the nadB gene encoding L-aspartate oxidase, with the translated sequence MVYRMHANALVVGSGLAGLTAALTLADHGLDVILLTSGEDLDDGNSALAQGGIVFRGAEDSPQLLERDMFTCGWRHNSPRAVKYLAKRGPQVVQELLIDRLNLPFDRKGDDSGWHLGKEGGHSVARILHMADRTGRGIMEGLMAAVKAHPSIKILARRTAVDLLTSHHHATLLEFKYQLLNQCLGAYVLNEVSGQVETILADFTVLCTGGCGRLFLHTSNTRSSIGSALAMASRAFAKVMNVEYVQFHPTTLLHRAERRLLVTEALRGEGARLVNDAGEPFMQRYDPRADLAPRDIVTRAILAEMLKTDQDCVYLDVANYVKDLESHFPTVHKGCLQLGIDITKQPIPVVPAAHYFCGGVLTDNTGRTTLERLYAAGECACTGIHGANRLASTSLLECLLWGHSVGQDIGKRAGKKAALGRRLVESIPDWVSPGSNRNEDPALIAQDWATIRNTMWNYVGINRSGSRLKRAFEDLRELNKHIHDFYRETPLSKAIVDLFHGCQAAYTITIAAMQNRRSMGCHYRVD